CGACAGGCCGCCGTAGCCGACGCCGACGAGGCGGATCGGACCCAGTTCCCTCGGGTCGATCGCCGAACGCTGCGCGGCCGCGGCGAGGGTGGCCAGGTCCTCGGTGGCGTAGGGCAGGGTGAAGGAGCGGGTGACGATGCTCATATCGGACTTCTTCAGTTTGAGCACCACCGTGCGCGCCGCACGTCCGTCACCGGTCAGGCGCCGGTGCGCCGCGGCGGCCATGTCCTCGATGGCCGGACGCAGCTGCGCGAGGCTGACGATGTCGGTCTCGTAGGTGGTCTCCGCGCTGATCTGCTTCGCCTCGGTACGTTCGGCCACCGGGCGGTCATCGATGCCGCGCGCCAGCCGGTGCAGTGCGGCGCCCACGCTGCCGCCGAGAATCGACATCGCCTCCGATTCCGGCAGGGCCGCGAAGGCGCCCACGGTCTCGATACCCAGCGAACGCAACCGGCTCTCCGCGACCGGCCCGATGCCCCACAGTTTGCGCACCGGCAGCCCCGCGAGCAGGCGCGGCTGTTCGACCGGCGAGATCACTCGAACCCCATCGGGTTTGGCCAGGCCGGAGGCGATCTTGGCCAATTGCTTTCCGGTGCCCGCGCCCACCGAGGCGGTCAACCCGGTCTGTTCGCGCACCACCGCGCGCAATTCCTCGCAGAACGCGTGCACCCGGGCGACCGTCGCGCCGGCCAGTTCGGCGGGCTCGCCGAACGCCTCGTCGAACGACAGCGTCTCCAGCACCGGGATCCGGCTGCGCAGCGCGTCGAAGACCTGCCCGCTGACCACGCCGTAGACCGCTCCGCGCGGCGGCACCACCACCGCGGTGACACCCACCAACCGGCGCGCCTGATGCATCGGCATCGCAGACCGGGCGCCGAACACCCTCGCCTCGTAGCTGGCCCCCGCCACGACCCCGCGCCCGCCGGTCCCGCCGACGAGCACCGGCCTGCCGCGCAACGTCGGCCGGGTCAGCTGTTCGACCGAGGCGAAGAACGCGTCCATATCAATGTGCAACACCCAACGCCGGGCGGCGCTGTCCGCATCGGCAGGCACCGGCAGATGCTGCGGAGGCACCACGCCGTCGCCGCGTGCCGTCCCGGT
Above is a genomic segment from Nocardia sputorum containing:
- a CDS encoding DNA polymerase IV; translation: MDAFFASVEQLTRPTLRGRPVLVGGTGGRGVVAGASYEARVFGARSAMPMHQARRLVGVTAVVVPPRGAVYGVVSGQVFDALRSRIPVLETLSFDEAFGEPAELAGATVARVHAFCEELRAVVREQTGLTASVGAGTGKQLAKIASGLAKPDGVRVISPVEQPRLLAGLPVRKLWGIGPVAESRLRSLGIETVGAFAALPESEAMSILGGSVGAALHRLARGIDDRPVAERTEAKQISAETTYETDIVSLAQLRPAIEDMAAAAHRRLTGDGRAARTVVLKLKKSDMSIVTRSFTLPYATEDLATLAAAAQRSAIDPRELGPIRLVGVGYGGLSTVRQESLFPELDRAPAAEMATPPPEAEPAHSADLDAAAQVLPVAVWHPGMDVTHPEHGHGWVQGAGLGVVTVRFETRSTGPGPAHTFAADDPALTRADPLGSLL